One part of the Hippoglossus hippoglossus isolate fHipHip1 chromosome 11, fHipHip1.pri, whole genome shotgun sequence genome encodes these proteins:
- the sf3b4 gene encoding splicing factor 3B subunit 4, translated as MAAGPISERNQDATVYVGGLDEKVSEPLLWELFLQAGPVVNTHMPKDRVTGQHQGYGFVEFLSEEDADYAIKIMNMIKLYGKPIRVNKASAHNKNLDVGANIFIGNLDPEIDEKLLYDTFSAFGVILQTPKIMRDPDTGNSKGYAFINFASFDASDAAIEAMNGQYLCNRPITVSYAFKKDSKGERHGSAAERLLAAQNPLSQADRPHQLFADAPPPLTAPTPVLTSMGAGMSMQGMPPPGSFPPVPPPGSMPPSMPPSMSMSLNAGGQQGGGGGPPPGPPPFPPGSMHPGMPQMPMPPPAPPGMVPPAPPGSNQRAPLPPGMPPPPPMGMPPRAPYGPPMGMRGPPPMPPPGYGAGPPRPPPFGFQRGPPMPPRPPGVPPRIPMRAPMPP; from the exons ATGGCAGCGGGACCAATCTCAGAAAGAAACCAAG ACGCCACTGTTTATGTGGGCGGCTTGGATGAGAAAGTATCGGAGCCGTTACTATGGGAGCTTTTCCTGCAGGCTGGTCCTGtggtcaacacacacatgcccaaAGACAGAGTCACAGGCCAACATCAGG gcTATGGCTTTGTGGAGTTCCTCAGTGAAGAGGATGCTGACTATGCCATCAAAATTATGAATATGATAAAGCTCTATGGCAAACCAATTCGAGTTAATAAGGCATCGGCGCACAACAAAAACTTGGATGTGGGAGCAAACATCTTCATTGGCAACCTGGATCCAGAGATTGACGAGAAACTGCTCTACGACACATTCAGTGCCTTTGGCGTGATCCTCCAGACGCCAAAGATCATGCGAGACCCAGACACTGGCAACTCCAAGGGTTATGCTTTCATCAATTTCGCCAGCTTTGACGCATCAGATGCCGCCATTGAGGCAATGAACGGCCAGTACCTCTGCAACAGGCCCATCACTGTGTCCTACGCCTTCAAGAAGGATTCGAAAGGAGAGCGACACGGCTCGGCTGCAGAGCGACTCCTGGCTGCACAGAACCCTCTCTCCCAGGCAGACAGGCCTCACCAGCTGTTCGCAGACGCTCCCCCGCCACTGACTGCTCCGACACCGGTCCTGACCTCAATGGGAGCTGGGATGTCCATGCAAG gcaTGCCACCCCCTGGGTCTTTCCCTCCTGTTCCACCTCCGGGATCGATGCCTCCATCAATGCCCCCGTCTATGTCCATGTCTCTAAACGCAGGGGGCCAACAGGGTGGTGGCGGTGGACCTCCACCCGGACCACCACCCTTCCCTCCAGGCAGCATGCATCCAG GTATGCCTCAGATGCCCATgcctcctcccgctcctcctGGCATGgtgcctcctgctcctccaggatCAAACCAACGGGCACCGCTCCCCCCTGGCATGCCACCTCCCCCGCCTATGGGCATGCCACCAAGAGCTCCATATGGACCTCCCATGG GTATGAGAGGTCCTCCTCCCATGCCTCCACCCGGCTACGGAGCCGGTCCTCCACGTCCACCTCCGTTTGGCTTCCAGAGAGGACCCCCGATGCCACCAAGACCCCCTGGTGTCCCACCACGCATTCCTATGAGAGCACCCATGCCACCCTAG